The following DNA comes from Candidatus Methylomirabilis sp..
CTTCCACGTATCCTACATCAGAAAGATCGGACAGGATCGGCGATCCAGCGCGCGTTTATCGAAAAGATGGCTTCGTATCCGAGGGTGAAGCTGCTCTGCGGAGCCACCGCAGTCGATCTACTCACGATTTCTCACCATTCGGTCGAACCGCTTGATGTCTATAAGCCCCAGACGTGTATTGGGGCGTACGTGCTGGACCAAGCGAGCGGCGAGATCTTTCCCATCCTCGCGAAGGAGACGATCCTGGCGACCGGCGGGCTCGGTCGCGTCTATCTGCATACCACCAATCCTGCCGGCGCACGCGGCGATGGCATCGCGATGGCCTATCGGGCCGGGACCCGTTGCATCAATATGCAGTACGTCCAGTTCCACCCCACAACATTCTTCCATCCCAGCGGCCGATTCCTGATCTCTGAAGCGATGCGGGGCGAGGGGGCCCGCCTGGTGAATAGCCGGGGCCGAGAGTTCATGACTGATTATCACCCCGATGGATCGCTGGCCCCGCGAGATATTGTCGCCCGCGGGATTCATCAGATGATGTTGGAATCGGGCGAGCCGTGTGCGTATCTCGACATCTCCCATAAGCCGGCCGATCTGGTCCGTGAACGGTTTCCCGGGATTTATGCGCACTGCCTGAAGTACGGAATTGATATGACCAAAGAGCCCATCCCCGTCGTCCCGGCCGCGCACTACAGTTGCGGCGGCATCGCCGTTGATGAGTGGGGACAATCAAATCTGCATCGCCTGCGCGCCGTTGGTGAGGTCGCCTGTTCGGGGTTACACGGCGCCAATCGCCTGGCCAGTACGTCCTTGTTGGAATGCCTGGTGTGGGGAACCCGGGCAGGCGCGCAGGCTGCAGCGTCTATCGCGCGGGGTGAGGAGTATTATTTTCCCCAGATTGCGCCCTGGCGGTATGAGCGTGAGCCGGTCGATCCGGCGCTGATCGCACAAGACTGGCTCAGCATCCAACAGACCATGTGGAATTACGTGGGCCTCGTTCGCAGCGAAAAACGGCTGAACCGAGCCCACGAGATCCTGCGAGAATTGCACCTTGAGATCTTAAGGTTCTACGAAAAGGCCGAGGTGACTGACGCAATGGTTGGCCTTCGTAACGGCATTCAGACCGCGCTGGCCATCTTGCTGGCTGCTCTGGAATGCCGCCAAAGCCTGGGCTGCCACTATCGCATCGACTGAGAAGAGTTTGAAGGAGCGCACCGCATGAAAGCAGTTCGATTTCATGAGCACGGCGAGCCGGAGGTCCTGAGGTACGAGGATGCCCCCGATCCTACGATCGCCCCGCATGAGGTGCTGGTGAAGGTAAAGGCCTGCGCCCTGAATCACCTGGATCTCTGGTGCCGAAAAGGGATGCTGGGGATACAGATCCCCCTGCCCCACATCTCCGGTTCGGACATCGCCGGTGAGGTGGCAGCGGTGGGGAGCATCGTGACCCGCATCAGGCCCGGTCAACGGGTGGTCGTGTCGCCAGGGGTGAGCTGTGGCCAGTGCGTCCACTGCCTGTCCGGCCGTGACAATCTCTGTCGCTCGTACGAGATCGTCGGTGGATACCGGATCAATGGCGGCTACGCGGAGTACGTCAAGGTCCCGGAGGTCAACATCCTGCTCATGCCGGAAGGCATGTCCTTCGAAGCCGCGGCGGCGTTCCCGCTCACGTTTCTCACCGCCTGGAACATGCTGGTCAATCTCGCGCACGTGAAAAGGGGCGATGAGGTGCTGGTGATGGGGGCGGGGAGTGGGGTTGGAAGCGCCGCCATCCAGATCGCCAAGCTGTTCGGCGCTCGCGTGATCGCCGCCGCCGGCAGTGACGAGAAGCTTGACAAGGCCAAGGCGCTTGGCGCTGACGACGGGGTCAACTATGCCGACCAGGATCTGGTCGCCGAGGCGCGGCGCCTCACGGCCAGGCGAGGGGCGGACGTGATCTTCGAGCATGTGGGGGGCGCTGTGTTCGAGAAGCTGATTCCGGTCCTGGCCACCGGGGGCCGTCTGGTGACCTGCGGCGCTACAGCCGGCCACCTGGCTCAGACCGATATCCGGTACCTCTTCATGCGGCAGGCATCGATCATGGGCGGCTTCATGGGACCGAAGGCCGACCTGCTACAGATCATGCGGGAGATAGCGCGCGGGACGCTCAAGCCGGTGGTGGATCGCGCCTTTCCGCTTCGGGAAGCTGCAGCCGCTCAGCGCGCGATGGAGGATCGCAAGCTGTTCGGCAAGCTACTGCTGGTGACCTGAGATGAGCATGCGCTGTGACTGTCGCCATGCTACGGTTAGTGGGTTGTTAGAAAGATAGCAAGCGGTTCCCATTCTTATAATCCACTCATTTATCTGTTGATCCACCGAACCTTATCCTGAGCATAAGCCTGAGCGTTGCCAGAGCGGTCCGGAACACCTTCATTTTGGATTCCCCCCCCTTGCGATCGTACCGAAGAATCATAGGCACCTCGCCGAAGCTCAGGTTCATTGGTCGGAGTTTCAGCAGAATATCAACCATGCATTGGAAGCCCTGCTGGTCCAGAAAGCGTTGCCCATACCTGGCAAACGCGCCTTTAATGACCTGGGCGCGGTAGGCTCGGTAACCGCTGGTGAAGTCTCTGACGCCAGGTATCGGGAATAGAATACGGAATACGATAGAGGCGGAGCGGCTCAAAAGCGCTCGTAGAAGCGGGACGCCGACCGTCCTTGCGCCATGTTGATATCGAGAGGCTATGACGACATCGTGGCCTTCGGAGATCATTTGTACCATCTCTGCAATCAGACCCGGCGTATGGGTATCATCCGCATCCATGGTCACAACGATGTCCTGATCCTCTGCCAACTGTGTTGCTGCAGTGAGTCCGTCCCGGACGGTGGGTCCGAGACCGAGATTGTGCAGGTGTTGTTCTAAGACGATGGGCATTCGCCTGGCGCACTCCTTCACGATCGCCACCGTCGCATCTTGACTACCATCATCCACAAGGATCACCTGATAGGGGAGTGCGGCCTCACGCATAGCCTCGCCAATACGATGGAGTAGCGATCCGATCGCAGCCTCCTCGTTATAAGCCGGGAGCACAACATATATTGTCCTCCGGTCCCTCGGCGGCATTTCGCCCTGAGGGGAGCGGCGATCCGTCATCGCCTGTCGCCCAACATAATCTGGACAATCCGCTCTGCGCTATGACCATCGCCGAACACCGCGCTCGGAACCGCTCTGTTGCGATAGACATGTTCATCTGTTAAGAGTCGATATGCCGCCTCAACGATCTTGTTCTTGTCGGGCCCAACTACCTCTGACACACCTATCTCAACCGCCTCCAAACGCTCACACGTTTGGCGAGTGACAAGCACCGGAATGCCCAACGCGGCGGCCTCTTCCTGAACTCCCCCGCTGTCCGTGATGATCAGCTTGGAACGGAGCATGACTTCGACGAATCTCGCATAAGACAGTGGTTCGGTCAGCCGAATGTTCGTCACCGAAGAAAGAATCGGCCGGACCTCTCGTTGAACATTCGGGTTCAAATGAACGGGATAAATGATCTCGATAGAGCTGGAGAAGGCGTTTGCCAGCTCGCGGATTCCTCTACAAATCGAGGCCAAATCAGTCCCGAAGCTTTCGCGCCGATGTCCGGTCACCAATACAATCTGGCGCCCCCGAGCTGCTATCTGTTCCAGCAGAGGATCGGGCGCCATGCTGTCGAGCAAATGGTCTCGTACATAGAACAGCGCGTCGATCACGGTATTGCCCACGACGTGAATCCGGCCAGATGGGACCCCTTCTTTCAGAAGATTCTCTCTGGCTTGTGTTGTCGGAGCGAAGTGGAGATCCGCCAGGCACGCGATCAACCTCCGGTTCATCTCTTCGGGAAAAGGGTTGCGGCGAGACCCGGTCCGTAATCCCGCTTCGATGTGTGCCACCGAGACATTCTCGTAAAAGCCGGCCAGTGCGCTCATGGCGGCAGAGGTGGTATCCCCCTGAACCACAAGCAGGTGGAGCTGATGACGCCGTAACACCTCCTGCACGCGGGCTAGAACCCTGGCTGAAAGGTCGCCTAACGATTGGTCATCTTCCATCAATCGCAGGTTTTCTACATGAACGATGTTGAGTTCACTGAGGATCGGTTCCAGAAGCTCGCGATGCTGCCCAGTCACAAAGACCTTCGGGTTCACGCCAATATGTTCGAACGCCCGAATGACCGGCATCAATTTAATGGCCTCCGGGCGTGTCCCTATCAATATCCCTATAGTGTGCATTGGGTCACCGAGCATCATTGCCTAAGTCACGCTGGGCAGTCTTCAAGGACGATAGCGTTGATGAGCCCTAGACCGCAAGCATGTACCGGCTAATCGTGAGGAGTCAATACTATTTTTATTGAGAATTGTGAAGCGGTCTGACATGGAAGTATGTGTGCAACCACCTGCGGCAAACCTGGCCCCAAAGGCAAGACTCCGGACCCGAGTGTTTTGCTTGACACCCCCGGCAGCGATGCGCTAGAAACGTGCGAATGCGTCCACGACAAACTCATCCTTTTGGGTCCGGTCGATCGTCCTTCACGTTGTACGTCCTCGGCCTGAGAAGGCAAGCGGGGCGGTAATACATCTTTCACAGGCGAGACATGAACCTCCTGGCGCGGCTGAATCCCTTCTCAAAAGTCCACGGTGAGCCGTTCGTCGAATCCGGGAGACTAGCCGGTGATTCGCCCGGCCGCTGGGCGACGGCGGTACTGCTGGTTCTGGCTCTTATTCCCAGCGCGCTCAACGCGATCGCGCTCCTGCCGGAGTTGCGACTTGACGTCCCAAGTCTGAACGATGACGCCTTCCATTACCTGATGATCCAGCGAGCCAGCGAGGCCCTGGCGAACGGCGAGAACCCCTTCGATCACTGGGGGCCAGAGCTGGATCTTGGATTTCCGCAGTTTTTCTACTACCAGCATCTGCCACACCTCGCGGTGGTTCTCCTGCATCGCCTGCTGCTGAAACAGGTGGACCTCTTCACCATCTTCAACCTCGTGCGATATCTGCTCCTGATCGGGTTTCCGCTGACCGTATACTGGTCAATGCGCCAACTAGGGTTCTCCGCCGTGGCTGGGGCTATCGGGGCCGCTGCCGCCACGCTCCTCTCGTCAAATAACCGCTCTGGCTTCGAGTACGATAGCTACGTCTGGCGCGGCTTTGGTCTGTACACCCAACTCTGGGCGATGCATCTGTTCTTCATCACGCTGGCCTGCCTGCATCGCGTCCTGACTAGAGGCGCGGGGTACGCCGCGGCTGTTGTCGCAGGCTCGTCGCTGGTCCTAGCGCACCTGATTTATGGCTACATGATGGCGCTCATGGCGCTCGTACTTTTCGTCAATGGGCTCAACCGAGCGAACGCGCGCAGACGCGCGGCCCGGTTCGCCGTTCTTGGCATCTTGGTCGCGCTGACCACCGCCTACTTCTGGCTCCCCTTCCTCCTTTTCAAAGCCTACCTGAACGCCAGCCCGTATCTTGAACGCTGGAAGTACGACTCGTTCGGAGCCAGAGACATCCTCACATGGCTGATGAACGGCGATCTGCTGGACTATGGGCGGCTTCCGGTCCTGACGGTGCTGCTCGCCCTTGGGATCGCCTCGGCCCTCTTCGCGCGCACCCGGCCTGAGCGCCTGGCGCTTGTCCTGCTCCTCTTTTCGCTGGTGCTCTTTTTTGGGCGTCCTACTTTGGGCAGGTTGGCGGACCTCTTGCCGATGCACGAAGGGCTCCAGTTCGTTCGCTTTAACGCTGGCGTCCACATGGCGGCCATCCTCCTGATGGGCGTGGGTGGTGAGTGGGTCTGGCATCGGTTAGCGCGGCTTCCGGGACACTCCCATACAGTAGCCGCAGGGCTGCTCCTGCTTGTCCTAATGGCCCCGGCCCTTCGCGAACGATGGGAGTACTACGCCTTCAACGCCCAGTGGATGAATCGAACGAAGCAGGCGCTCGATACGGATCAGGATGCGCGCACGATTCTCGCCGCACTCGCTGAGTTACCGCCGGGCCGAACCTATGCCGGTCTGCCGAGCAACTGGGGACGGGGGATACAGGTGGGCGATCTGCATTTCTATGACCTGTTGACCCTCCACCGGATTGTGACAACCTCGCCCCAACATGCAAGTTTCTCGCTGAACGCCGATCTGACCTGGGAATTCGATGACCGGAACCCGGCTCACTATAATCTTTTCAATCTGAAGTATGTGGTGGCGCCACACGGCCTAGCCATGCCCCCGTTCCTGCGCCGCGTCAGGGAGACGCCGCGGTACATCCTTTATCAGGCCGAGACCAGCGGCTACGCCCAGTTTGCCAGCATCAGCGGGTTCAAGGACGTCAGCTCGCAGTCGAGTCTTTTATCCGAAAACCGAAGCTGGCTGGTAAGCCCGAATCCCGGAGCCGGGCGATTCATCCGCTATGGCTACCCTTCTGGAAGCGACGGATCAGAGCGGTCTGCGACAGGGGGTTGCCCTGGTGGCGGGGCCATCAGCGAGGAGCGTATATTGCCGGGCCAGGTCGAGTTGCGGGTCGAGTGTTCTGAAGCTTCGGCCCTTGTCCTCAAAATGACGTACCACCCGAACTGGCGGGTCGCCATTGACGGCCGGCCGCAGCGTCCGTTCATGGTATCCCCCAGTTTTATTGGCATCGACGTGCCTGCCGGTAGGCATCAGGTCCGCATGGAGTATCACTCCCCCTGGTACAAGACCGCATTGCTCCTCCTCGGCGTTTGTACGCTGGTCGCAACGATCCGGTTTCGACGCCGGTTTATCCAGCTCGACGCGCTCGTCTCTTCGCAGCCCTGACCGACCAGTCACTGCTTGTGGCGGTTCAGCTCAGCGGCCTTCGCCAGCGCCGCCTGGGCTTCCGCATGGCGTCCCTGCCGCGAGAGCGCCAGGCCAATATAGTAGTGAGTGTCGGCTCGCTTCGGATCCTCGCGCAACGCCGCCTCAAGCCACCGGATTGCCTCATCGACCTGGCCCAGCTCAAGCAGCGTGACGCCGAGGTTGAACAGGCCCATCGGGTGCGTGGGAGAGGCCTGGAGGACCTGCCGGAAGGCCTCGGCGGCCGTCGTGAACTGCCGCTGCCTGTACAGAACGACCCCAAGGTTCAGCCGGGCATCCAGGAACTGCGGGTCGGCCCTCAGTACCGCTTCGTACTCGCGCTGCGCCTCGGCGTACTGTCCCCGCTCGTTATAGATCTGGGCGATGTTGTAATGGGCATGAGGATTCGTGGGATCACGCTGAAGTACCTGTTTGTACGTCGTCAGCGCCTTGTCATATTGCCGGATCGCTTGCAGGCGAATGCCAAGAGTCAGAAGCGAGTCAGTGAGTCCCTGGATGGCGGCTCCACTGGGAGCGGTTTCCCTGGATTGGGGAGGTGTGGGGGTCGGCCGGACCTTGAGCCAGTACGCCCCGCTCACCAGGCTCACGAGGAGCGCCGCCAGCAGCAACTGGCCCCAGGAAGTGGGATTACTCGGACTTGCGCTGTTCATGCTAGTGGCGATCAGATCGGATTAGCCGGGTTTGGCTTTGTCGCCGGCTATCTCCCGGTTGATCATCTTCAGAAAAGCCTTGGCCTCCGGGAAGTTACCCTTGAGACTCAAAGCCCGTGTGAGTTCGGCTGCGGCCCGGTCTTTCCGTCCCAGACGATAGTAGACCTCTCCAAGCAGGGCGTGCAGATCGGCATCAGGCCCTTTGTAACGAAGGGTTTCCTCAAGCTGCGTGGCCCCCTCCGGAAGCATCCCATTTTCAAGGTAGAGCGCCGCCAGCTCCATCCTGGCACTCACATTCTTCGGGTTGATGTTCAGGCTCTCCGCGAGGACCCTTTCAGCCTCCGCGGGCCTCCCTGTCTTGGCATACACCAGACCCTGATTGTGGAGGGCCGCAGCCCGCTCCAACCCGGATAGCAGCGGGGAGCGGAAGGCTTCGCTGAGCTCCTGTTCGGCCTGGTGGAACTGTGATCGTCCGAGGTAGGCCAGCGCGAGGTTCACTCTCAGGCCGGGAGACGGCGAGGCCGAGAGCCGTATCGCTTCGCGAAACTCCCGTTCAGCTTCGTCAAAGCGACGAAGCGTCAGCAGCACGACGCCCAGGTCGCTGTGGGTGCCCACACTGTGTGGCTGGATGCGCAGGGCCTCGACGAGTTCCTGTCTGGCCGGGTCATAGCGGCCCTGTCGGAGGTGCATCCCTGCAAGGGCGATATGCGCTCGCGCCGATTGGGGGGAGGTCTGAACGGTCCTGGTCCAGAGGGTCAGCTCATCCTTCCAGTCACGATTACGCGCGACGGTTCGGAGACCAAGCAGCAGGACGATCAGGGCGAAGGCAGCCGCAATGGCGCGTGGGTTCCTGCTCCGGGTAAGGAGCCGCTCCACCAGGACGGCGGCCGCGAGGCAGAAGCCGGCGGATGGCAGGTACAGGTAGTGCTCAGCTACTATCTCATGGTGTGGGATGATCTGGGAGACCGGCAGGAGCGTGACGAAAAACCAGAGGCCGCCAAAGGCCGCCCAGCGATCTGAAGCCAACAGGCGATAGAGCCCCCACCAGACCCCGCCGAGGATCGCGAATGCGACAATCACTCTTATCTCAGTGAATGAGTAGGAGATGGGGAAGGCGTTGAAGGAGTAATCGGCGCTGAGCGTCATGGGAAAGACCATCAGCGTGAGGTAGTGGGCAAAGATCCTCACGCTGGTGAGCAGGGTCGGCCAGATCCCTCCGCCCCACATCTCAACTCTGAGGCTTCTGGGAAGCACAAAGACCTTCGTGTAGTAGTAGGCAGGGATACTCAACAATATACCGACAAGCAGATAAAACCACGCATGCCGTCTCAACAGGGTACGCGTTCCATCGCGCAGGGCTTTCCATGGGGAAGAACGGCCTTCTGTGTCGGCGAATGGGATCGACCGTATAAGATCGTAGCAGAGCCAGAGCAGCGGTAAGGTGATGGCCATCTCTTTCGTGAGCAGGCTGAGCAGGTACGAGAAGCCGGCGAGACAGAGATAGCGAATTCGACTCGTCTCCCGGTACCGGATAAATCCGTACAAGCCTGCCAGGTAGAACAGGGTGAAGAGGACGTCTCGTCGGCCGGAGATGTAGGCGACCGACTCGGTCTGGATCGGGTGGACGATGAACAGGACGGCGGCAAGCAGGGCGAGCCGCGATTGCTTCAGCACAGCTCGGACAATAGTAAAGAGCAGAGCACCGTTCAGGACATGATAGAGGATGTTGAAGGCCCGAAAGCCGGCCGGATTCAGCCCGAAAATGGCGTAGTCAATCGCGTACGATGCAGTCCGAAGCGGCCGGTAGGTCAGCAAGTGTCTGTTCCGAAGATCATCAAACAGCCACTGCAACTGCTCGGACAGGTTGGAGAGGCTCTTATCGTCGAAGACGAAACTGTTGGGGAGAGCGTTGACGTAGGTGAGGCCGGCCAAGGCGGCCAGGAGCAGCATGACCGGGAAGGGACGAAGCCACACAGGGCTCTTCGCTTCCGCCATCCATCCGGACCACCGGGTGTGCTGCTCCATGAATGATCCTGTTACTGTAAAAAGAAAAGCCCCCGGGGAAAGCTGCCCGGGGGCTTTTCTGACAATTGAGGCGCTTACGGCCTGTGAGTCAAGGAAAAGGTTGCCGTGGCTGCGGCTGGGCTGCCAGCAGGCTGAATTTGGATGGACATCAAATCGTCGGCATTAAAGCTGGCTGCGCCTGTACCACTATTACAGGCAGTTGAAAGGCCCGAAATTAGGCAGGTGAGGAGGGCGGAGCTAGCGATATCCTCGCCTCTTCGGAGATTAAAGGTCCACGACCTGCTTGTCCCAGGCGCTATGTTGACGTGCACCCGCAGGTTCCCGACACCGCCAGACGCCGATGCCGGTACCATGGTCTGGGCGAGGGTGATATCCGTAGGGCACGCAGCACTCCCCAGACCCCAGCCGGGCGACACGAAGCTATCAGTCCCAGTAGGTGGCGCACAGGAACCCGTGAGGATCGAGGCGACGTTCGGGCCGCTCGGGCCGCTGGGACCGGAAGGCCCACTTGGTCCACTCGGGCCGGAGGGGCCACTGGGGCCGGAGGGACCGGAAGGCCCGGAGGGGCCACTGGGGCCGGAGGGACCGCTCAGCCCGCTCGGGCCGGAGGGACCTGACGGCCCACTCGGGCCGCTGGGGCCGGAGGGACCACCGCTCGGGCCGCTCGGACCACTGGGGCCGGAAGGGCCACTGGGGCCGGAGGGACCTGCGCCGGTCAGCGTGGCCTTCGTCATGGTCATGGCGACGGTGCCTGGAGGAGTAGTAATATCTCCCGTAACGTGAAGCGCATTACACACATCACCGGTACCCAGTTGCGAGCAGAGCCCTCCGAGCGTGCCGCTGGCACCGCTTGTCGCGGTGATCGTAATGGTCGTATCGGACGCAACGGAATAGGTCCCTGATATTGTGAGGGTAGTCTGCGTGCCCCCATCAGTCTTGTACGTAATACTGCTGGTAAAGGTTCCAGCCGCCGTACATGTGCCAGGCTTGGTAAACGTCGCGGTACCCTGTACCCGTGTATTGCCCTCTGCGTACCCGTCCAGATTATGGAGCCCGTCCACGCTACACGTGTTTACCGTCGCTTCGCTGGAGCGAGGGCCCAGGAGGAGCCCAAACGCCGCCATGAGCCCGATCAGCACGACCATCGATTTTCGCACCGCTCATCCCTCCTTCTCGCCTGACAACGTTTGCTCAGAATGGTTAGGATCTGTGTTGCCGCCTTATAGCGTAAGCCGACAGTGACTTATCGGCACTTACGCGATGCTACCATAATTTTAGCGATCTTATCGTACATCTTACGGTTCATGTCAAGAAAAATCTTTAGGAGTCCTAATCTTCAGCAGTTCTGAGGATAAAAGAGTAGCACGAGATAGCTTTGATCGAGCGGACGTTTCGCGTGGATGGGGTTGACTCGCTTCTTGACTGTTCGTTATAGTATGGAGGCTATCGAGCAGCGTCAGGCCATCCGGTTGGCTAGGCGCCTGATGATCTGCAGAAGGGGGGGGGTGAGTTCCTTTAGCATGACACTGAATATCGCGCATCGAGGGGCCTCGGCGCTTGCGCCGGAGAATACGATGGCGGCCTTTGAAAAGGCGGTCGAGCTGGGAGCCGACGCCATCGAGTTGGACCTCCACGTCAGCCGCGATGGCGAACTGGTCGTCATTCATGATCACACGCTGGATCGGACCACGGATGGCCGGGGGCCGGTCGATGCGCGCAGCCTGCAAGAGCTCAAGCGCCTGGATGCCGGCCGCTGGTTCGGTGAGAGTTTTGTCGGTCAACGTATCCCGACGCTCGCGGAGGTCCTCGATCGTTTTGCCGGAAAGGTTCCGCTCGCGCTTGAGGTCAAGGCAGGATCGGCCTTCTTTCCCGGCATCGAGGAGCG
Coding sequences within:
- a CDS encoding glycerophosphodiester phosphodiesterase family protein; the encoded protein is MGLTRFLTVRYSMEAIEQRQAIRLARRLMICRRGGVSSFSMTLNIAHRGASALAPENTMAAFEKAVELGADAIELDLHVSRDGELVVIHDHTLDRTTDGRGPVDARSLQELKRLDAGRWFGESFVGQRIPTLAEVLDRFAGKVPLALEVKAGSAFFPGIEERVVSALRKHQVFSQVAVASFDHHALLRLKELEPRLRTGALLVGRPVSLPTVAGPSKADAMALECSLVTKTEVDACRAAGLQLVVWVVNAPAQMRYFIDLGVDGIITDSPDLLHQVLSERRESLPA
- the nadB gene encoding L-aspartate oxidase is translated as MKTDALIIGSGLAGCAAALAAAKQGVEVTLLTRSPHPEESSTFWAQGGIIYQGTDDSPQKLVADILAAGAGLSSPEAALLVSREGPKLVKEILIDELGVPFDESSEDSTRWDLTAEAAHSLPRILHQKDRTGSAIQRAFIEKMASYPRVKLLCGATAVDLLTISHHSVEPLDVYKPQTCIGAYVLDQASGEIFPILAKETILATGGLGRVYLHTTNPAGARGDGIAMAYRAGTRCINMQYVQFHPTTFFHPSGRFLISEAMRGEGARLVNSRGREFMTDYHPDGSLAPRDIVARGIHQMMLESGEPCAYLDISHKPADLVRERFPGIYAHCLKYGIDMTKEPIPVVPAAHYSCGGIAVDEWGQSNLHRLRAVGEVACSGLHGANRLASTSLLECLVWGTRAGAQAAASIARGEEYYFPQIAPWRYEREPVDPALIAQDWLSIQQTMWNYVGLVRSEKRLNRAHEILRELHLEILRFYEKAEVTDAMVGLRNGIQTALAILLAALECRQSLGCHYRID
- a CDS encoding glycosyltransferase, with product MLPAYNEEAAIGSLLHRIGEAMREAALPYQVILVDDGSQDATVAIVKECARRMPIVLEQHLHNLGLGPTVRDGLTAATQLAEDQDIVVTMDADDTHTPGLIAEMVQMISEGHDVVIASRYQHGARTVGVPLLRALLSRSASIVFRILFPIPGVRDFTSGYRAYRAQVIKGAFARYGQRFLDQQGFQCMVDILLKLRPMNLSFGEVPMILRYDRKGGESKMKVFRTALATLRLMLRIRFGGSTDK
- a CDS encoding tetratricopeptide repeat protein yields the protein MNSASPSNPTSWGQLLLAALLVSLVSGAYWLKVRPTPTPPQSRETAPSGAAIQGLTDSLLTLGIRLQAIRQYDKALTTYKQVLQRDPTNPHAHYNIAQIYNERGQYAEAQREYEAVLRADPQFLDARLNLGVVLYRQRQFTTAAEAFRQVLQASPTHPMGLFNLGVTLLELGQVDEAIRWLEAALREDPKRADTHYYIGLALSRQGRHAEAQAALAKAAELNRHKQ
- a CDS encoding YfhO family protein, encoding MNLLARLNPFSKVHGEPFVESGRLAGDSPGRWATAVLLVLALIPSALNAIALLPELRLDVPSLNDDAFHYLMIQRASEALANGENPFDHWGPELDLGFPQFFYYQHLPHLAVVLLHRLLLKQVDLFTIFNLVRYLLLIGFPLTVYWSMRQLGFSAVAGAIGAAAATLLSSNNRSGFEYDSYVWRGFGLYTQLWAMHLFFITLACLHRVLTRGAGYAAAVVAGSSLVLAHLIYGYMMALMALVLFVNGLNRANARRRAARFAVLGILVALTTAYFWLPFLLFKAYLNASPYLERWKYDSFGARDILTWLMNGDLLDYGRLPVLTVLLALGIASALFARTRPERLALVLLLFSLVLFFGRPTLGRLADLLPMHEGLQFVRFNAGVHMAAILLMGVGGEWVWHRLARLPGHSHTVAAGLLLLVLMAPALRERWEYYAFNAQWMNRTKQALDTDQDARTILAALAELPPGRTYAGLPSNWGRGIQVGDLHFYDLLTLHRIVTTSPQHASFSLNADLTWEFDDRNPAHYNLFNLKYVVAPHGLAMPPFLRRVRETPRYILYQAETSGYAQFASISGFKDVSSQSSLLSENRSWLVSPNPGAGRFIRYGYPSGSDGSERSATGGCPGGGAISEERILPGQVELRVECSEASALVLKMTYHPNWRVAIDGRPQRPFMVSPSFIGIDVPAGRHQVRMEYHSPWYKTALLLLGVCTLVATIRFRRRFIQLDALVSSQP
- a CDS encoding zinc-binding dehydrogenase, whose protein sequence is MKAVRFHEHGEPEVLRYEDAPDPTIAPHEVLVKVKACALNHLDLWCRKGMLGIQIPLPHISGSDIAGEVAAVGSIVTRIRPGQRVVVSPGVSCGQCVHCLSGRDNLCRSYEIVGGYRINGGYAEYVKVPEVNILLMPEGMSFEAAAAFPLTFLTAWNMLVNLAHVKRGDEVLVMGAGSGVGSAAIQIAKLFGARVIAAAGSDEKLDKAKALGADDGVNYADQDLVAEARRLTARRGADVIFEHVGGAVFEKLIPVLATGGRLVTCGATAGHLAQTDIRYLFMRQASIMGGFMGPKADLLQIMREIARGTLKPVVDRAFPLREAAAAQRAMEDRKLFGKLLLVT
- a CDS encoding tetratricopeptide repeat protein, translated to MEQHTRWSGWMAEAKSPVWLRPFPVMLLLAALAGLTYVNALPNSFVFDDKSLSNLSEQLQWLFDDLRNRHLLTYRPLRTASYAIDYAIFGLNPAGFRAFNILYHVLNGALLFTIVRAVLKQSRLALLAAVLFIVHPIQTESVAYISGRRDVLFTLFYLAGLYGFIRYRETSRIRYLCLAGFSYLLSLLTKEMAITLPLLWLCYDLIRSIPFADTEGRSSPWKALRDGTRTLLRRHAWFYLLVGILLSIPAYYYTKVFVLPRSLRVEMWGGGIWPTLLTSVRIFAHYLTLMVFPMTLSADYSFNAFPISYSFTEIRVIVAFAILGGVWWGLYRLLASDRWAAFGGLWFFVTLLPVSQIIPHHEIVAEHYLYLPSAGFCLAAAVLVERLLTRSRNPRAIAAAFALIVLLLGLRTVARNRDWKDELTLWTRTVQTSPQSARAHIALAGMHLRQGRYDPARQELVEALRIQPHSVGTHSDLGVVLLTLRRFDEAEREFREAIRLSASPSPGLRVNLALAYLGRSQFHQAEQELSEAFRSPLLSGLERAAALHNQGLVYAKTGRPAEAERVLAESLNINPKNVSARMELAALYLENGMLPEGATQLEETLRYKGPDADLHALLGEVYYRLGRKDRAAAELTRALSLKGNFPEAKAFLKMINREIAGDKAKPG
- the wecB gene encoding UDP-N-acetylglucosamine 2-epimerase (non-hydrolyzing) yields the protein MMLGDPMHTIGILIGTRPEAIKLMPVIRAFEHIGVNPKVFVTGQHRELLEPILSELNIVHVENLRLMEDDQSLGDLSARVLARVQEVLRRHQLHLLVVQGDTTSAAMSALAGFYENVSVAHIEAGLRTGSRRNPFPEEMNRRLIACLADLHFAPTTQARENLLKEGVPSGRIHVVGNTVIDALFYVRDHLLDSMAPDPLLEQIAARGRQIVLVTGHRRESFGTDLASICRGIRELANAFSSSIEIIYPVHLNPNVQREVRPILSSVTNIRLTEPLSYARFVEVMLRSKLIITDSGGVQEEAAALGIPVLVTRQTCERLEAVEIGVSEVVGPDKNKIVEAAYRLLTDEHVYRNRAVPSAVFGDGHSAERIVQIMLGDRR